A single genomic interval of Lacrimispora sphenoides JCM 1415 harbors:
- a CDS encoding peptidoglycan-binding protein — MNIKIRWKRRSAYSVFLAATAVSLLAGCNKTEAVKGPGKDATPSIAIVTEQKNELQPIDALTPGGDLMPRLLKVPEQKENPIPEYLRNGVEHPVVASLQERLMNLGFMDNDEPTQYFGNVTEAAIKTYQRQNGLAQDGIVGPETLNSIMSPSAKYYAVSKGVEGDDITRIQSRLYELGYLASAGQVSGSFGDETEAAVEKLQEVNGLNIDGKVGRQTINLLYSEEIKPNFLSYGEKSDLVLSSQQRLKELGYLTTTPDGAYGNDTVIAVKQFQSRNDLVVDGYLGPSTRIALASAEAQPNGLTLGEQGESVTRIQQLLNKYGYLASANVTGYYGEVTEKAVKAFQNNNGLKADGSVGQLTMSKLTGSGIKSAGSSGSSGGSSGGSSGGTVKGGSGVSGLLSIARSKLGRPYVWGAKGSESFDCSGFVYWSLNKAGVRQSYLTSSGWRNVGKYTKITSFGSLQAGDIIVVSGHVGIVAGGGKVIDASSSNGRVVERALSSWWKNNFICGWRIFG, encoded by the coding sequence ATGAATATAAAAATAAGATGGAAAAGGCGTTCTGCCTATTCTGTATTTCTGGCAGCAACGGCGGTTTCTTTATTAGCAGGCTGCAATAAAACAGAAGCAGTTAAAGGACCCGGAAAGGATGCAACGCCATCCATTGCCATAGTAACGGAACAAAAAAATGAACTGCAGCCTATTGATGCACTTACTCCAGGGGGAGACTTGATGCCAAGACTTCTTAAGGTGCCGGAACAAAAAGAAAATCCTATCCCGGAGTATTTGCGGAACGGGGTAGAGCATCCGGTGGTGGCCAGCCTTCAGGAGCGTTTGATGAATTTAGGCTTTATGGATAACGATGAACCCACCCAGTACTTTGGTAATGTGACGGAGGCTGCAATTAAGACTTACCAGCGACAGAATGGCCTGGCTCAGGATGGAATAGTAGGGCCAGAGACGTTAAATTCCATTATGTCACCATCTGCCAAATATTATGCTGTGTCAAAGGGTGTGGAGGGTGACGACATAACACGGATCCAGAGCCGCCTTTATGAGCTGGGGTATCTTGCCAGTGCGGGTCAGGTATCCGGCAGCTTTGGGGATGAAACAGAGGCCGCGGTTGAGAAGCTCCAGGAGGTAAACGGATTAAACATAGATGGAAAAGTAGGACGTCAGACCATAAACCTGCTTTACAGCGAAGAGATCAAGCCCAACTTTCTGTCTTATGGAGAAAAAAGCGATTTGGTTTTATCCAGTCAGCAGCGCCTTAAGGAGTTGGGATATTTAACAACCACTCCGGATGGGGCATACGGAAATGATACGGTGATAGCGGTAAAACAGTTCCAGTCCCGGAATGACCTGGTTGTGGATGGGTATTTAGGGCCGTCCACCCGGATCGCCTTAGCGAGCGCTGAGGCGCAGCCAAATGGCTTGACCCTGGGTGAACAGGGGGAATCGGTTACCAGGATCCAGCAGCTGTTAAATAAATACGGGTACCTGGCTTCCGCCAATGTGACAGGATATTACGGGGAAGTGACGGAAAAGGCGGTTAAGGCATTCCAGAACAACAATGGTCTGAAAGCGGATGGTTCTGTAGGGCAGCTTACCATGAGTAAGCTTACGGGAAGCGGTATAAAATCTGCAGGTTCTTCCGGCTCCTCAGGCGGCTCCTCAGGCGGTTCTTCAGGAGGTACCGTTAAGGGAGGCTCTGGCGTAAGCGGACTGCTTTCTATTGCAAGATCAAAGCTGGGACGTCCCTATGTATGGGGAGCCAAGGGCTCGGAATCCTTTGACTGCTCTGGATTTGTCTACTGGTCTCTCAACAAGGCCGGCGTCAGACAGAGCTATCTAACCTCGTCCGGTTGGAGAAACGTAGGTAAATATACAAAGATCACCAGCTTTGGAAGTCTGCAGGCAGGCGATATCATCGTGGTAAGCGGCCACGTGGGAATCGTAGCCGGAGGCGGAAAAGTAATCGATGCTTCCTCCAGTAACGGACGGGTAGTGGAACGTGCCTTAAGCTCCTGGTGGAAGAACAACTTTATCTGTGGCTGGCGTATATTTGGATAG
- a CDS encoding MATE family efflux transporter has product MSMKTQKKAINMVTDSPGRALLLFALPLILGNLFQQFYNIIDSVVVGRFVGEEALASVGASYSITNVFIAIAVGGGIGSSVVVSQFLGAKQTGNMKTAISTTLINFLSIGVILGGLGLLFNHRILSFMNTPENVFYDASVYLGIYFIGLPFLFMYNVQASVFQALGDSKTPLYLLVFSSLLNVVLDLLFVTQFYMGVAGVAIATLIAQGFSAVLSFLVLIKRLKGYETTEPFRLYDWNMMLHMMRVAIPSTLQQSIVHIGMLLVQSVVNGFGSAVMAGFAAGTRIESICIVPMLALGNAMSTYTAQNIGAGKTDRVKTGYRYCYLMAGVFAVIICVVMETWGDLFIRSFLNEGSAETAFQTGMDYVRFISFFYIFIGCKATTDGLLRGAGDVVVFTVANLVNLAIRVSVAAVLAPVIGVQAVWFAVPMGWTANYIISFFRYLTGKWEKIQLIS; this is encoded by the coding sequence ATGAGTATGAAAACGCAGAAAAAAGCAATTAATATGGTAACAGATTCACCGGGAAGGGCCCTTTTGCTCTTTGCCCTTCCCTTGATTCTTGGAAATTTATTTCAGCAGTTTTATAACATTATAGACTCTGTCGTGGTCGGACGATTTGTGGGGGAGGAGGCCCTGGCATCAGTAGGCGCTTCCTATTCCATCACAAATGTTTTTATCGCCATTGCGGTAGGAGGCGGAATCGGAAGCTCAGTGGTGGTGTCCCAGTTTTTAGGGGCAAAACAGACTGGAAATATGAAAACCGCCATATCCACCACTCTTATAAACTTTTTATCCATAGGAGTGATATTGGGCGGACTTGGGCTTCTTTTCAATCACCGGATTTTAAGCTTCATGAACACCCCGGAGAATGTATTTTATGATGCCTCGGTGTATCTTGGGATTTATTTTATAGGGCTGCCCTTTTTATTCATGTATAATGTACAGGCTTCTGTTTTTCAGGCCCTGGGAGATTCTAAGACTCCCTTATATCTGCTGGTCTTTTCTTCTCTTTTAAACGTAGTACTGGATCTTTTGTTTGTAACCCAGTTTTACATGGGGGTGGCCGGTGTGGCGATTGCCACCTTGATCGCTCAGGGGTTTTCAGCGGTCCTTTCCTTTCTCGTTTTAATAAAGCGGTTAAAGGGGTATGAGACAACAGAACCATTCCGGCTTTATGACTGGAATATGATGCTTCATATGATGCGGGTTGCCATTCCCTCTACCCTTCAGCAGTCCATCGTCCATATCGGAATGCTCCTCGTGCAGTCCGTGGTCAATGGATTTGGTTCTGCGGTCATGGCGGGCTTTGCGGCGGGAACCAGGATCGAATCTATCTGTATTGTTCCTATGCTAGCTCTTGGAAATGCCATGTCCACCTATACGGCTCAGAACATAGGCGCTGGAAAGACAGACCGGGTAAAAACGGGCTACCGTTACTGCTATCTTATGGCAGGGGTTTTTGCGGTTATCATCTGTGTCGTTATGGAAACATGGGGAGACTTGTTTATACGAAGCTTTTTAAACGAAGGCAGCGCGGAAACCGCGTTTCAGACGGGCATGGATTATGTCCGGTTCATTTCCTTCTTCTATATTTTCATTGGCTGTAAGGCGACCACAGACGGGCTTTTGCGTGGCGCTGGAGATGTTGTGGTATTCACTGTCGCCAATCTGGTAAATCTGGCGATCCGGGTGTCGGTTGCGGCTGTGCTCGCTCCCGTTATTGGCGTCCAGGCCGTATGGTTTGCGGTTCCAATGGGCTGGACGGCCAATTATATTATATCATTCTTCCGATATCTGACGGGAAAGTGGGAGAAGATACAGCTTATCTCTTAA
- a CDS encoding response regulator transcription factor gives MQNILVCDDDKQIVEAIDIYLTGEGFHVIKAYDGYDALKLLEENEVDLMILDVMMPGLDGIRTTLKVRETSSIPIIILSAKSEDTDKILGLNIGADDYITKPFNPLELVARVKSQLRRYTQLGNMNQQPAGQVYKCGGLAINDDNKEVAVEGELIKLTPIEYNILLLLVKNAGKVFSIDEIYEQIWNEEAIGADNTVAVHIRHIREKIEINPREPRYLKVVWGVGYKIEKQ, from the coding sequence ATGCAGAATATTTTAGTATGTGATGATGACAAACAAATCGTGGAAGCTATTGATATATATTTAACAGGAGAAGGGTTTCATGTGATTAAGGCCTATGATGGCTATGATGCCCTAAAGCTTCTGGAAGAAAACGAAGTGGATTTAATGATACTGGATGTGATGATGCCGGGTCTTGACGGAATCCGGACCACTTTAAAGGTCCGTGAGACAAGCAGCATCCCCATCATCATCCTCTCTGCCAAATCCGAGGATACCGATAAGATCCTGGGTCTAAACATCGGGGCAGATGATTATATTACCAAGCCCTTTAATCCGCTGGAGCTGGTTGCCAGGGTAAAATCACAGCTGCGCCGTTATACCCAGCTTGGAAATATGAACCAACAGCCAGCCGGGCAGGTGTATAAATGCGGAGGCCTGGCCATTAATGACGATAACAAGGAAGTTGCCGTAGAGGGAGAGCTGATCAAGCTGACTCCCATTGAGTACAACATCCTGCTGCTTCTGGTAAAGAATGCGGGAAAAGTATTTTCCATTGACGAAATCTATGAGCAGATCTGGAATGAAGAAGCCATCGGCGCAGATAATACCGTGGCCGTACACATCCGGCACATCCGGGAAAAAATCGAAATCAACCCAAGAGAACCCCGCTATTTAAAAGTGGTATGGGGTGTAGGCTATAAGATTGAGAAACAATAG
- the atpD gene encoding F0F1 ATP synthase subunit beta gives MNIGKIVQVLGPVVDVEFFEGSELPRIKDALEVNNEGKRCVMEVAQHMGNSTVRCIMLASSEGLYKGMEVTATGEGIKVPVGEQTLGRLFNVLGETIDKVGSLNGGPEWVIHRDPPAFEEQSPVAEILETGIKVIDLLAPYAKGGKIGLFGGAGVGKTVLIQELIHNIATEHGGYSIFTGVGERSREGNDLWTEMGESGVISKTALVFGQMNEPPGARMRVAETGLTMAEYFRDEEHKNVLLFIDNIFRFTQAGSEVSALLGRMPSAVGYQPTLATEMGELQERITSTKNGSVTSVQAVYVPADDLTDPAPATTFAHLDATTVLSRKIVEQGIYPAVDPLASNSRILEPDVVGEEHYEVARKVQELLQKYKELQDIIAILGMEELGDDDKITVYRARKIQKFLSQPFSVAENFTGVAGKYVPLKETVRGFKAIVNGDMDQYPEAAFFNVGTIDEVIEKARTLEA, from the coding sequence ATGAATATAGGAAAGATCGTTCAGGTCCTTGGACCTGTAGTAGATGTTGAGTTTTTTGAGGGCAGCGAACTTCCCCGCATTAAGGACGCCCTAGAGGTGAATAATGAAGGGAAACGCTGCGTAATGGAAGTTGCACAGCATATGGGAAACAGCACAGTCCGCTGTATCATGCTGGCTTCCAGTGAAGGGCTGTATAAAGGCATGGAGGTGACCGCTACCGGGGAAGGGATTAAGGTTCCGGTAGGTGAGCAGACTCTGGGACGCCTTTTTAATGTACTTGGAGAGACCATTGATAAGGTTGGTTCCTTAAATGGCGGTCCGGAGTGGGTCATTCACAGAGATCCTCCGGCCTTTGAGGAGCAAAGTCCTGTGGCAGAGATCCTGGAAACGGGAATCAAAGTCATTGACCTTCTGGCTCCTTATGCAAAAGGCGGAAAGATCGGTCTGTTCGGCGGCGCCGGTGTTGGTAAGACGGTTCTGATCCAGGAGCTGATCCATAACATTGCCACGGAGCATGGCGGATATTCTATTTTTACCGGTGTTGGAGAGCGTTCCCGTGAGGGTAATGACCTTTGGACCGAAATGGGTGAGTCCGGCGTTATTTCAAAAACTGCCCTGGTATTCGGTCAGATGAATGAGCCGCCTGGTGCACGTATGCGTGTGGCTGAAACCGGACTTACCATGGCGGAATACTTCCGTGACGAAGAGCATAAGAATGTGCTTTTATTTATTGATAATATTTTCCGATTCACCCAGGCGGGTTCTGAGGTTTCTGCACTTCTTGGACGTATGCCGTCTGCGGTTGGTTACCAGCCTACCCTGGCTACGGAAATGGGCGAGCTTCAGGAGAGAATTACTTCAACGAAAAATGGTTCCGTTACTTCTGTACAGGCAGTATATGTACCTGCCGATGACTTGACGGATCCGGCGCCTGCAACTACTTTTGCCCATTTGGATGCTACCACCGTACTATCCAGAAAGATCGTGGAACAGGGTATTTATCCGGCGGTTGATCCTCTTGCCTCAAACTCCCGTATCCTAGAACCGGATGTGGTTGGGGAAGAGCATTATGAGGTAGCCCGTAAGGTACAGGAATTGCTTCAGAAATATAAGGAGCTTCAGGATATTATCGCTATCTTAGGTATGGAAGAATTGGGAGATGACGATAAGATCACGGTTTACCGGGCAAGAAAGATCCAGAAATTCTTATCCCAGCCTTTCTCTGTGGCTGAGAACTTTACAGGCGTTGCAGGTAAATACGTTCCCCTTAAGGAAACAGTCCGGGGCTTTAAGGCAATTGTGAATGGAGATATGGATCAGTATCCTGAGGCTGCATTCTTTAATGTGGGAACTATTGATGAGGTGATTGAAAAGGCCAGGACATTAGAGGCTTAG
- the atpC gene encoding ATP synthase F1 subunit epsilon: protein MSKNTFFLQVLASDKVFYRGLCQELVIPLSDGEKAILPHHEDMVIAVSIGEMRLLDEKGQWIHAVVGNGFIQIINNRITLLVDTAEHPEDIDERRAEEAMERAAEQLRQSKSLQEHSHFEASMARSLARLRTKHKYEL, encoded by the coding sequence GTGAGTAAAAATACATTTTTCCTTCAGGTTCTTGCCAGTGATAAGGTGTTTTACAGAGGTTTGTGCCAGGAGCTTGTGATTCCACTTTCAGATGGAGAAAAGGCGATTCTTCCTCATCATGAGGATATGGTCATAGCAGTTTCCATAGGGGAAATGCGTTTGTTGGATGAAAAAGGCCAGTGGATTCATGCAGTTGTTGGAAATGGTTTCATTCAAATTATCAACAATCGTATCACACTTCTTGTTGACACTGCCGAGCATCCGGAAGATATTGACGAACGCCGGGCGGAAGAAGCAATGGAGAGAGCGGCAGAGCAGCTAAGGCAGAGTAAGAGCCTTCAGGAGCATTCTCATTTTGAGGCTTCTATGGCCAGATCACTGGCCAGGCTGCGTACAAAACACAAATATGAGCTTTGA
- a CDS encoding ZIP family metal transporter, with the protein MTPVLWAAGGTGFTFLMTTLGASVVFFFRKDVNQSVQRIFLGFAAGVMIAASVWSLLIPAIEEAEASGIAGWIPAAGGFVLGVLFLILLDTLLPHLHPDLNSNKTNEAEGISSTWKRTTLLVMAVTLHNIPEGMAVGLAFALAAQHGGDPALYTAAMALAIGIGIQNFPEGAAISLPLRQEGLSTGKAFIRGSMSGIVEPIFGILTVLVAGSIQPLMPWLLSFAAGAMMYVVVEELIPEAHLGEHSNVGTLGVMVGFLIMMILDVALG; encoded by the coding sequence ATGACGCCTGTTCTGTGGGCTGCCGGCGGTACCGGCTTTACATTTCTCATGACCACCCTGGGGGCTTCGGTTGTATTCTTCTTCCGAAAGGATGTAAACCAGTCTGTCCAGAGGATCTTCCTTGGCTTTGCTGCCGGTGTCATGATCGCGGCCTCGGTATGGTCGCTTCTCATTCCAGCCATCGAGGAGGCCGAGGCAAGCGGAATTGCGGGCTGGATACCCGCTGCAGGAGGATTTGTCCTGGGAGTACTATTTCTCATATTGTTAGACACCCTTCTTCCTCACCTTCATCCAGATTTGAACAGTAATAAAACGAATGAGGCGGAAGGAATCTCTTCCACCTGGAAACGGACCACCCTGCTTGTCATGGCTGTGACGCTTCATAACATTCCGGAGGGTATGGCCGTTGGACTGGCTTTTGCCCTGGCTGCACAGCATGGAGGCGATCCGGCTCTTTATACGGCTGCCATGGCACTTGCTATCGGCATCGGCATCCAGAACTTCCCGGAAGGTGCTGCCATCTCCCTGCCCTTAAGACAGGAAGGTCTTTCCACGGGAAAGGCATTTATACGGGGCAGCATGTCCGGAATTGTAGAGCCTATATTCGGAATCCTTACCGTGCTCGTGGCAGGCAGTATCCAGCCGCTCATGCCCTGGCTTCTATCCTTTGCGGCCGGCGCCATGATGTATGTGGTGGTGGAAGAACTGATTCCTGAGGCGCATTTAGGAGAACATTCCAATGTTGGAACCCTTGGCGTTATGGTTGGATTTCTGATCATGATGATTTTAGACGTGGCTTTAGGATAA
- the atpG gene encoding ATP synthase F1 subunit gamma has product MANAREIQSRMNSIKSTMKITNAMYTISSSKLKRARKALTDTEPYFYALQRTIARIIRHTPEIDDPYLDTRPHIKKEDRKIGYIVVTADKGLAGSYNHNIFKLAQEQIDKGGNPMLFVVGDLGQQYFMKKGIPVEQDFRYTVQKPNMSRARIIEEKIVDYFLTGKLDEVYMIYTRMVNAMKMEAEIEQLLPIPKHRLSQSVPINVHLEEITMKPSPQAVIDAIVPNYIAGFIYGGLVESYSSEQNSRMMAMQAATKSAQEMLDELAITYNRVRQAAITQEITEVISGAKAQKKKRKKA; this is encoded by the coding sequence ATGGCAAATGCGAGAGAGATACAAAGCAGGATGAACAGCATCAAAAGTACCATGAAGATAACCAATGCGATGTATACCATTTCCTCGTCAAAGCTGAAAAGAGCAAGGAAAGCCCTGACTGATACGGAGCCTTACTTTTATGCACTTCAAAGGACCATTGCCAGAATCATAAGGCACACGCCCGAAATTGACGACCCGTATCTGGATACCAGGCCGCATATTAAGAAAGAAGATCGTAAGATCGGATACATTGTGGTAACGGCTGACAAGGGGCTGGCCGGTTCTTATAATCATAACATTTTTAAACTGGCTCAGGAGCAGATTGACAAGGGCGGAAATCCCATGCTGTTCGTAGTTGGTGATCTGGGACAGCAGTATTTTATGAAAAAGGGAATACCGGTGGAACAGGATTTCCGGTATACCGTTCAAAAGCCAAATATGAGCCGGGCCAGAATCATTGAGGAAAAGATCGTGGATTACTTCCTGACAGGAAAGCTTGATGAGGTATATATGATCTACACCAGAATGGTGAATGCCATGAAAATGGAGGCTGAGATCGAACAGCTTCTTCCCATTCCTAAGCACCGGTTAAGCCAGAGTGTACCAATTAATGTACATTTGGAAGAGATCACTATGAAGCCATCTCCGCAGGCGGTGATCGATGCCATCGTGCCCAATTACATTGCAGGCTTTATCTATGGAGGTTTGGTGGAGTCTTATTCCAGCGAGCAGAATTCCAGAATGATGGCCATGCAGGCTGCAACAAAGAGTGCTCAGGAGATGCTTGACGAGCTGGCGATAACCTATAACAGAGTACGCCAGGCGGCCATTACCCAGGAAATCACCGAGGTAATCAGCGGTGCAAAGGCCCAAAAGAAAAAAAGGAAGAAAGCATAG
- a CDS encoding sensor histidine kinase, which translates to MKKRKDFAVLMHMLFSLLVVVGVSIMYSNSHYGEGIHWINHETYEDTPDFTRQLKSDIDDIFNYVKYKEVFETNGKLDYSKPIVRVIDGPGTTTEYTVDEMIRRAKSLGYYLNEQFKVSGGQPAADGSDSYVRVDYRAYEPDFKITEPGEAFITMDQLAYEVLTHLGNYYSFYFRFIQNPSNLKFEVLYQNTAEDYKLYSNVTGKTINDFKAMGRYLYVTGEALYVDSNLTTVPKNVSSQLEKMNPYNNGNYHMTIAVDTNYPYGDAYARSAASYDQMRLLFITGMISLCLGILGCIATLYTLVNMTGQSDRKQSHGPMERIDRLPAEGCLLLYSVAAILTLFLANRLAYKIIHLFFAVDQWDYGELALRVLIYYAAGLSAALSLLKRFKAGNLWTGSLMHRGLKNLSLYFKNRRFTTRIMLSYSLFLVFNIAMAMAFAFLLFTYNSLESRILMGAVALLLFCLDFWIFHQMYKNAWETDQINEALLNISRGDTTYKISTLKFNGKERELAEHINHISTGLETALQEKVRSERLKADLITNVSHDIKTPLTSIINYVDLIKREKIQDPKIQGYLEVLEQKSQRLKTLTEDLVEASKASSGNLKLDITSIDFVELIHQTNGEFEEKFALRHLELVSTLPADSILIEADGRYLWRVLENLYNNAFKYAMEHSRVYVDITLEENMAVFTMKNISQNPLNIRADELTERFVRGDVARTTEGSGLGISIAKSLAELQGGELRLYIDGDLFKAGVAFPVKR; encoded by the coding sequence ATGAAAAAAAGAAAAGATTTTGCAGTCCTCATGCATATGCTCTTCTCCCTCCTCGTTGTCGTAGGTGTCTCCATCATGTACAGCAATTCCCATTACGGGGAGGGAATCCACTGGATCAACCATGAGACTTATGAGGACACGCCTGATTTCACCCGTCAGTTAAAATCTGATATTGACGATATATTTAATTATGTAAAATATAAGGAAGTATTTGAGACCAACGGAAAACTTGACTATTCAAAGCCCATTGTCCGGGTCATAGACGGTCCGGGAACCACAACGGAATATACGGTAGATGAGATGATACGGAGGGCCAAATCCCTGGGATATTATCTGAATGAACAGTTTAAAGTGAGCGGAGGGCAGCCGGCTGCAGATGGCTCAGACTCGTATGTACGGGTAGATTACCGGGCCTATGAACCGGACTTTAAGATCACGGAGCCTGGAGAAGCATTTATTACCATGGACCAGCTGGCCTATGAGGTGCTGACCCACCTGGGCAACTACTATTCATTTTATTTCCGCTTTATCCAGAATCCAAGCAACTTAAAGTTTGAAGTCCTCTATCAGAACACGGCTGAAGATTATAAGCTATACAGCAACGTTACAGGCAAAACCATCAATGACTTTAAAGCAATGGGAAGATACCTTTACGTAACAGGAGAAGCGCTTTATGTGGACTCCAACTTAACCACTGTCCCAAAGAATGTTTCTTCCCAGCTGGAAAAGATGAATCCCTATAACAACGGCAATTATCATATGACAATAGCTGTGGATACTAACTATCCCTACGGCGATGCTTATGCCAGGTCCGCTGCTTCCTATGATCAGATGCGTTTGTTATTCATCACCGGAATGATCAGCCTGTGCCTGGGAATCCTGGGTTGTATCGCGACCCTGTATACCCTGGTAAACATGACTGGGCAGTCAGACAGGAAACAGAGCCACGGTCCAATGGAACGGATTGACCGGCTCCCTGCAGAGGGCTGTCTCCTTCTGTATTCTGTAGCTGCCATCCTCACCCTGTTTCTGGCAAACCGGCTTGCATATAAGATTATTCACCTCTTCTTTGCCGTTGACCAATGGGATTACGGTGAGCTGGCTCTTCGGGTCCTCATTTATTATGCAGCCGGACTATCAGCCGCATTAAGTCTGTTAAAACGTTTTAAGGCAGGAAATCTCTGGACCGGAAGTCTTATGCACCGGGGACTTAAAAACTTGTCCTTATACTTTAAAAACCGGCGCTTTACCACGCGTATTATGCTTTCTTATTCCTTGTTCCTGGTCTTTAACATTGCCATGGCAATGGCTTTTGCCTTCCTTTTATTTACCTATAACAGCCTGGAATCCCGGATCCTTATGGGGGCAGTTGCTTTACTGCTTTTCTGCCTGGATTTCTGGATATTCCATCAGATGTACAAAAATGCATGGGAAACCGATCAAATCAATGAGGCCCTCTTAAATATTTCCAGAGGAGATACCACTTATAAGATCAGTACCTTGAAATTTAACGGAAAAGAGAGGGAACTTGCTGAGCACATCAATCACATCAGCACCGGACTTGAAACGGCACTCCAGGAAAAGGTACGAAGTGAACGCTTAAAGGCAGACCTAATCACCAATGTATCCCATGATATTAAGACGCCCCTGACATCCATCATAAATTATGTGGACCTTATAAAAAGGGAAAAGATTCAAGACCCCAAAATTCAGGGTTATTTAGAAGTCCTGGAACAGAAGTCCCAGCGATTAAAGACTTTGACAGAAGATCTGGTAGAGGCCTCAAAGGCAAGCTCAGGAAATTTAAAGCTGGATATCACCAGCATTGATTTTGTAGAACTTATTCACCAGACCAACGGAGAATTTGAAGAAAAATTTGCCCTCAGGCACCTGGAACTGGTTTCCACCCTGCCGGCCGATTCCATCCTGATCGAAGCGGACGGCAGGTATTTGTGGAGAGTGCTTGAGAACCTTTATAACAATGCGTTCAAGTATGCCATGGAGCACAGCCGGGTGTACGTTGACATTACTCTGGAAGAGAATATGGCAGTTTTCACTATGAAGAATATATCTCAAAACCCGTTGAACATCCGCGCGGATGAGCTGACCGAACGCTTTGTCCGGGGAGATGTTGCCCGGACCACGGAAGGAAGCGGGCTGGGAATCTCTATCGCAAAAAGCCTGGCCGAGCTTCAGGGCGGGGAATTAAGGCTTTACATTGATGGAGATCTTTTTAAAGCAGGCGTCGCCTTCCCCGTTAAGAGATAA